The following coding sequences are from one Lipingzhangella halophila window:
- a CDS encoding NAD(P)-dependent oxidoreductase: MRSEPLRLAVAPDADEAIVEMVRQAGAVVVDLADAQALAWTAWTDLASFPRSLPAGIEWVQLPSAGVERWVAAGIIDRARVWTSAVGVCATPVAEHALTLLLAGVRLLPESLRSTEWARTDLLPRVGTLAGTVVGIVGGGSIARALIPALAALGAEAWVVNRGGRPVPGAVETRPIAEIGDFWEAVDHVVVAAPQTSDTRHLVGSAELDAMKQTAWLINVARGPIVDTEALVRALDSASIAGAGLDVTDPEPLPASHPLWGNPRVIVTPHVADAAMTLRGFHQRLTGNVRRWMAGEELVGVVDLDRGY; the protein is encoded by the coding sequence GGACGAGGCTATTGTCGAGATGGTTCGCCAGGCGGGTGCTGTCGTGGTTGACCTCGCCGACGCCCAGGCTCTCGCCTGGACCGCATGGACTGATCTGGCTAGTTTCCCGCGGTCGCTTCCTGCTGGCATCGAGTGGGTACAGCTTCCCTCCGCTGGCGTCGAACGATGGGTGGCGGCAGGGATCATCGACCGAGCGCGCGTGTGGACGTCAGCCGTAGGGGTGTGCGCGACTCCGGTGGCCGAACACGCGCTGACGTTGCTGCTGGCGGGGGTCCGGCTGCTTCCGGAGAGTCTTCGGTCCACGGAATGGGCCAGGACGGACCTATTGCCCCGCGTGGGGACTCTGGCCGGGACCGTGGTGGGAATCGTCGGAGGCGGAAGTATCGCCCGCGCCCTGATCCCGGCCCTCGCTGCTCTGGGCGCAGAGGCCTGGGTCGTGAATCGCGGCGGTCGTCCCGTGCCCGGAGCTGTCGAAACCCGACCCATAGCGGAGATCGGCGATTTCTGGGAGGCAGTGGACCATGTGGTTGTCGCCGCCCCACAAACCTCCGACACCCGTCATCTGGTCGGCTCGGCCGAGCTCGATGCGATGAAGCAAACCGCCTGGCTCATCAACGTCGCGCGCGGTCCCATCGTGGACACCGAGGCGCTCGTCAGGGCACTGGACAGCGCCAGCATTGCCGGCGCAGGCCTCGATGTGACCGACCCAGAGCCACTCCCAGCGTCCCATCCACTGTGGGGAAACCCCAGGGTCATCGTGACGCCGCACGTAGCCGACGCGGCAATGACGCTGCGGGGGTTCCACCAGCGACTGACCGGGAATGTCCGGCGTTGGATGGCAGGCGAGGAGCTTGTCGGTGTCGTCGACCTGGATCGCGGATACTGA
- a CDS encoding fluoroquinolone export ABC transporter permease subunit, with product MAGRADPDPGELRSVAAPYVIFGNLVTIGYFFIAASLFLDKDERTIDALVVTPLPFASYLAAKVTSLTALSAALALALAVLTHGGSFDPRALLAGLVPATALVLLVSFTSATTYTAFTDWLLPSLGWLTALSLPLLHHSGLWEHPLFSLIPTHGPLMLLDGAFDQADPTTGQWAYALLYPLVWIGVLGALAQRSFTRRIVTGEGTPA from the coding sequence GTGGCTGGCCGCGCTGATCCTGATCCCGGGGAGTTGCGCAGCGTCGCCGCGCCGTATGTGATCTTCGGCAACCTGGTCACCATCGGCTACTTCTTCATCGCCGCATCCCTGTTCCTCGACAAGGACGAGCGCACCATCGACGCCCTCGTGGTCACCCCTTTGCCGTTCGCCTCCTACCTCGCGGCCAAGGTCACCAGCCTCACCGCGCTGAGCGCCGCGCTGGCGCTGGCCCTCGCTGTGCTCACCCACGGCGGGAGCTTCGACCCCCGGGCGCTGCTGGCGGGCCTGGTCCCCGCGACAGCGCTGGTGCTGCTGGTCAGCTTCACCAGCGCGACCACCTACACGGCGTTCACCGACTGGCTGCTGCCCTCGCTGGGATGGCTGACCGCACTCAGCCTCCCCCTGCTGCACCACAGCGGGCTGTGGGAGCATCCGCTCTTCTCCCTCATCCCCACCCACGGACCGCTGATGCTGCTGGACGGCGCCTTCGACCAGGCCGATCCCACCACCGGCCAATGGGCATACGCCCTTCTCTACCCGCTGGTCTGGATCGGGGTCCTCGGCGCGCTGGCCCAGCGGTCCTTCACCCGCCGTATCGTCACCGGAGAAGGGACACCGGCATGA
- a CDS encoding acyltransferase domain-containing protein: MDARGVEARRVADDVPAHSPLVARAAERLREELSDLDPRPAEIPMWPTALGHHAHLGTPLDGAYWAKQMRQPVAFLPTVHAVAAAYPGATWVELAGRSTLAPGVRDTLTETQSDPPQVVAAGHHSQSDDTALLSQLAHLYAHGHPPQHWPYVRQAPVRLPVAWHRCGCPWPGTTAPPPPMPRPARWACRPRCPPATTPRCTQPWSSSWPASWAATPRTSTPTPRWGN; this comes from the coding sequence ATGGACGCCCGCGGTGTCGAGGCCCGACGGGTCGCCGATGACGTCCCCGCGCACTCCCCGCTGGTAGCCCGCGCCGCCGAGCGGCTTCGTGAAGAGCTGTCCGACCTCGACCCGCGCCCGGCCGAGATCCCGATGTGGCCCACCGCACTGGGCCACCACGCACACCTGGGTACCCCCTTGGATGGCGCCTACTGGGCCAAGCAGATGCGCCAACCGGTCGCGTTCCTGCCCACCGTGCACGCCGTCGCCGCCGCCTATCCCGGCGCCACGTGGGTCGAGTTGGCCGGGCGCTCCACCCTGGCCCCAGGAGTGCGCGACACCCTCACCGAAACGCAGTCCGACCCGCCACAGGTCGTCGCGGCCGGACATCACAGTCAGAGCGACGACACGGCGCTGCTGAGCCAGCTCGCCCACCTCTACGCCCACGGCCACCCGCCCCAGCACTGGCCCTACGTTCGCCAAGCACCGGTGCGGTTGCCCGTGGCCTGGCACCGGTGCGGTTGCCCGTGGCCTGGCACCACGGCCCCGCCACCACCGATGCCGCGCCCTGCGAGGTGGGCCTGCAGGCCGCGGTGTCCTCCGGCGACCACGCCGCGGTGCACACAGCCCTGGTCCAGCTCGTGGCCCGCATCCTGGGCTGCCACCCCGAGAACCTCGACGCCCACACCCCGCTGGGGGAACTAG
- a CDS encoding acyl carrier protein: protein MHTALVQLVARILGCHPENLDAHTPLGELGISSIATLELRAQLRAQLHGAHLPTDLPSPHTTLAALTHALTRPQAADTGDTGFHPRLRSSSRQRRTNDPHARIRDRDRGHPHRQALRPRGPPSSEQLLALGLRLPRGRRPGWVPSPATPSPDRAPPSPRISSCPFGRARRLHHSTTNTTGRDNRETFPPALAQTDR, encoded by the coding sequence GTGCACACAGCCCTGGTCCAGCTCGTGGCCCGCATCCTGGGCTGCCACCCCGAGAACCTCGACGCCCACACCCCGCTGGGGGAACTAGGGATCTCCTCCATCGCCACGCTGGAACTACGCGCCCAGCTGCGCGCCCAGCTTCACGGCGCGCACCTGCCCACCGACCTTCCGAGCCCACACACCACCCTCGCCGCCCTCACCCACGCGCTCACGCGCCCTCAAGCCGCAGACACCGGAGACACCGGTTTTCATCCTCGGCTGCGTTCGTCGAGTCGACAGAGGCGCACCAATGACCCCCACGCCCGGATCCGCGACCGCGACCGCGGACACCCGCACCGTCAGGCCCTTAGGCCCAGAGGCCCACCCTCATCCGAGCAGCTCCTGGCGTTGGGCCTCCGTCTGCCCCGCGGCAGAAGGCCGGGCTGGGTCCCCTCTCCCGCTACGCCTTCCCCTGATCGCGCGCCACCGTCTCCTCGGATCTCGTCCTGCCCATTCGGTAGGGCGCGGCGACTCCATCACTCAACGACGAACACGACAGGCCGCGATAACCGAGAAACGTTCCCTCCGGCTTTGGCGCAGACCGACCGATAG
- a CDS encoding SAM-dependent methyltransferase, translating into MTYEPRPTFPPDIPTDRPTPARIYDALLYGKDNYQVDRDAAARALTHEPNARLVVHENRAFLRRVVEYLVNEAGIRQIIDLGSGLPTQDNVHQVAHAIAPETRVVYVDNDPIVLAHGQALLADNPHTRVITADLRDVDTVLNHPDTRQLIDFTQPWALLSVAVFHFIPEDPQSIVAAYRAHMPTGSHLALSHLSQDATTPETAAEITAIYEQATAPMVLRSYQDIAGIFTGFRLVPPGLPLIMNWRPGIAPTDPERVWLYGGIGRTE; encoded by the coding sequence ATGACGTATGAGCCCCGGCCCACTTTCCCGCCGGATATCCCCACCGACCGGCCCACCCCGGCACGGATCTACGACGCGCTGCTCTACGGCAAGGACAACTACCAGGTCGACCGCGACGCCGCCGCCCGAGCGCTGACACATGAGCCCAATGCACGCCTGGTTGTCCACGAGAATCGGGCTTTCCTGCGCCGGGTCGTCGAGTACCTGGTGAACGAGGCCGGAATTCGCCAGATCATCGACCTGGGGTCCGGGCTGCCCACCCAGGACAACGTGCACCAGGTCGCCCACGCCATCGCTCCGGAGACGCGGGTGGTCTACGTCGACAACGACCCCATCGTGCTCGCCCACGGCCAGGCGCTGCTGGCCGACAACCCCCACACCCGGGTGATCACCGCCGACCTACGTGACGTTGACACGGTGCTCAACCACCCCGATACGCGTCAGCTGATCGATTTCACCCAGCCATGGGCGTTGCTCAGCGTGGCGGTCTTCCATTTCATCCCTGAGGACCCCCAGTCGATCGTCGCCGCCTACCGCGCGCACATGCCGACCGGATCCCACCTGGCCCTCTCGCACTTGTCGCAGGATGCGACCACGCCGGAGACCGCTGCGGAGATCACCGCAATCTACGAGCAGGCCACAGCGCCAATGGTGCTGCGCAGCTACCAGGACATCGCGGGCATTTTTACAGGGTTCAGACTGGTTCCCCCGGGTCTGCCGTTGATCATGAACTGGCGACCGGGCATCGCCCCCACAGACCCGGAACGGGTCTGGCTCTACGGCGGAATCGGCCGCACCGAATGA